A region of the Phoenix dactylifera cultivar Barhee BC4 chromosome 10, palm_55x_up_171113_PBpolish2nd_filt_p, whole genome shotgun sequence genome:
ATATATGACAtgttgaaacttaaaacattggGATTAGGATAGTAGAGGATTGGAGCTTCAACAGATAAAAGGGAGAAAACAACGACGTAATTTAGAATAAAGCATGATATGACAAAGATAGCTAGTCTCCAATGATGCTTGACAGTTGTGGATAGCCTTGATCATGGAATCCCACAGATGTCTAGGCCGAAAACTTGGAGTGAAGCATCTCCTACCACATGCACCATCTGAGAAAGGAGATATCATTGTATCATGTGACAAGAATATTAACAATCCAATCAGCATCAAGTTACCACCTAAACAACCTTTGAGCCTATCCTAAtatcacttcttctttttttttcactcgTAACGCACTAAACCTGCCACTTTTTCTGCGTCAAACCTCTTTTACATTCACATTAAGCATGCAGACGTTCATCCTCTCTGCAACACCGTCTTCCAAATCACTTTACGCTCCCCCTAACTTCCCTCCTAACAAAGACAGGCATCCTGTACCCCCACCTCCTATCGAAAAGCAAAGAGCGAGAAGCAAAATATCATGCTTGAACCAAAGTCATGTATGTGATGTAACCCTCCAAAAATTTAAGCTTAGAGAATCTCCTCATGGCCGCTATGTGCTTAAACTTGCCCCAGGAGCTTAAAACTCCCACCTTCGGAGAGGCCGTCCTCGCACTGGAGGTGCCTTCCAGGGATTGCAGGTCAAAAAGGCAATCCACTTTTTCGCTCCTACGAATCACTCATTCAAGAGGTTCCAAGATTTAGAGAATATGTGGGCAAGGACATAGATTTTATTCACTATAGGTGGCATGGCAGTCTCACTAGGCCTTGTGGAGAGCCAGAGGGGAAGGGCTTCAAATATGTTCGCTGATAGCAACTCAAATCATACTCTATGGAGAAAAGGAAGATTCTGAGACCTCTGCGAATCGAAGCATGATTTTGGACTAGATGCCCCCCATCATTTAGCTTCTATAAATATCAGCCTCTCCTCCGCCACTTACTTCATCAACCTAATAGCAAGACACATTTGAGTTCCTCACTTTAAAGAGTGTTGCTGTAGTGTACTAGTATAGACTAGCATTCTTGTTGATCATGTCAAGGGATCCACTCGTCGTAGGTCGTGTTGTTGGTGATGTGTTGGACCCATTCATCAGGTCTGCATCACTTAGGGTGCTCTACAACAACAGGGAGGTGACGAACGGGTCCGAGCTCAAGCCATCGGCAGTGGTGCACGAGCCGAGGGTCGAGATCCCAGGACGCGACATGAGGACCCTTTACACGCTTGTAAGTATCAATTGCTTAGCAACTTTCTTTGTGAAATAAGTGGGTCTACCCCAAGGGGTCGACCACTTGTGGCCAATCTAAGGTCTAAACTCTGTTTTTGCCCAGTCCAGTTCCATCTTATCCATGTGGACACAAAGCATTGGCTTAAGCAAAGAAAGCTCAAGTTCAGCTCATACAATTACTCTTCAGCCTTTTGAGCTGTGATAATTGTTACCACACAACTCTCTTGTGGGTCTCATTTCATGGATCAAGTAAGACCCAGATAATGCACATGTGTGTGGTACATGGCACGTGTAAGTGTGTGTTTGAGTATGCGTGGATATAAAGCACGCATCTTTTTATGCAATGGAAGAATCTAAAGCCATCTTTTGCAAGCACCAGTTGATGCACTTTTAGAACAGTGACAGCAGCCAGAGTCATCAAAAGTCATTTTCCCAAGAATCTTGACCACATGGTCCATTTTTCAGCGTGATACTGATAGGATTCTTTGACTTACCCTTTTTGGATTATTTCTATTATTCTACTATTTATTTGAAGACAGAAATTTGAGACTTCTCAATTTTGCTAAAATACAAAACTAGGGAAGTAGTTACATCCAATATGAAGGTCAAGGTTCCTGTAGTCAAACACTAGTGCACTAGCAGTAGCATACAATGGATGTGATTGCCtatcataaataaaaataaacaaataaataaaaaccatTGAAGTAGTGCTACCTGCCAAAAAAGATTTCTTGactttttttgacaaaaataagGCTGGAAAACATCAGGTTGacataatttataattttagacTTAATTTCTCATATGTGCAAGTGCCCATGTAGTGTGTTTTGGTTATCACTTGGAGCCTGGGTGctagaaaaaagaaatagcTTAGTGCGTAATTTGTTGCAATAGGTtcacagtaaaatcacataGCATTCCATAGAGTTCATGACTTTATTATGGACATTAAGATTCATTTGGTGCTTCATTTACTATGTAGTTGGAGTaggttttctttttcctcatcagTAACAAAGGGTGATTTTGTTTACCTTTTCACAAGGCGATGGTGGACCCTGATGCACCAAGCCCAAGCAATCCAACCAAAAGAGAGCACCTGCACTGGTAAGCCCAAACTATTTAGTCATCGCTGTTGATGGCAATACATAAATATCCTTATAATTAAAAGGATCAACTACTCATGAGTCAAGAATAAAGGAACATTTAGATCGACTAATGATTGTTCAATGTATTTCAGGTTGGTGACGGACATCCCTGAAACAACTAATTCTAGTTTTGGTGAGCAATCAGAGCACCATTATTTCTCTGCAGTAAAATTTATTCCAATAGAATTTTAACTCTTCCCCCTAAACTCACCATTCACTACTCCTTAGCATATACAAATACTTGTGGTTCTCAAATTGTTTCAAATAGAAGTTGTTACTGACTACATGGACTGATGGTTGGGATGATGTTTGTGTGATTCTTCAAGTCAATAATTAATGTATGCTACATTAATGTCTTCAAATACACACAAACacatggaaaaagaaaagatgaaaaaagGTTTTCTGTTTGGAGAGATAATGATTAGCCAAGCCCATTATGTGATGGAAAGAACACAAACTTTCAAGGTGGGTCCATTGTATGAGCATACAAGAATGTCTTTCAAGCAATTATAAAGTTTAAGAGTCACCAGACAATTCTGCGCAAAAGTTAAGTATTATATACATGTTTATGTGTCCTTTGTTCAGCATTGATTATATGGGAAGTTCGGTCCTTGTTAGAGAACCAGAAAACCAAGTCTTATGGTGCTGTTCTGAGGAAACAGTTGTCCTCCTCTCACCTTCTCTAATTTCTTAGTTgttctctttttatttattcttctCTGTAATCCTTTTTCCATTATTAAATTGTGGGGCACTGTGCTCCTCTTAACTCAATTATATGCTTGTTCATGAAAAATGCTTTGTGGTGCGTACCACCACAAGAATAATAAGATGAACATAGctagtgaaaaggattccaaaGTAGGCACATGTACAAGCATTAGGCATGATTCATGGGAGTCTTGAGTAGAAACCTAAAATTTCATGATTTGAAAAGAAATGAATGAAAGATCTCACAGAAGACCTATAcaaaccaaaacagaattgCATGAGGCATGTTATTTAGATTTATGGACAGTTGTGATATGCCTAATGATTTTTATATGTAACATACTTCTAGTATGTGCCACTTTTATTTACTGCTAAGCAAACTGTTGAAAAAAACCTGGCTACAGAAATAGacatttttctcctttttccttaggaaatagaaaaaaagaagaaaatttctTGTAAACTTGCCAGGTCACTCCAAGTGTGTCATGAAGCTTAGTTCAAGCagccccatctctctctctcatctgtGTGAGTGCGTGTGTACGCAGGCACACCCCCGCGCATGGCAATGTATAATCTCTTGATGACTTTCTGACCCCACGCATTAGAACAGAGGCAGGAATCTTAGTAAAGTTAAAATATATCCACATGGTTGCTCATAGCCTTAAATTAAGTAGCTTGCTATGTGGCTAATTCCCCATAACAGTCAAGACCCAACTGGTGCTTTAGTTTATTTGTGGGGTCCCACATGAAATTTATGTAGATATGTTTTATAATATATTCCTGTCTTTTCCTGCGATTCTTTCAGGGACATATATTATAGTGTGGGTCTTACAGTCATAAATTTAAACTGTATTCTTTTCCCCAAGTAGGCCGCAACCAAAAGCTTATTGAACTTATTGAATCCTATAAGAATTACTGTTAAGGGGCTTTTTTATATTCTGTATCCACTCATCAGATACACCAGAtatattttccttctttttttgagCTAACTTTTCTAAACCTAGTCAGAGGACTCATTAGAAtagattcttttctttctagatCAATAAAAAGCCCCTAAAACTGTGAGACTTTGTTTTGATTGTGCTGTTCTAGGAAATGAAATTGTTCCCTATGAGAGTCCACGACCAACAGCTGGCATTCATCGTTTTGTGTTCGTGTTGTTCCGACAAGAGGTCCGACAGACTATTTATGCACCCGGATGGCGACAAAACTTCAACACCAGGGACTTTGCAGCACTTTATAACCTTGGACCGCCAGTTGCTGCAATGTACTTCAATTGCCAAAGGGAGAATGGTTGTGGTGGAAGAAGGTATATCATATTAACTGGGTCAAAATAATCAATTCATACTTTTCTTCTTAACTGGAGTAAATACTAACACAAGCATAAAAATATGTACACATGCAAGCACATAATATCATGACAAGAAACCCTCCACCCCAAGTGCTATTCAACTTATTCACTGGTTAGATTGAATCAAAAACTTGATCAGATCTTAAAAATCAAATTAAACTCCAAGTCTGCCATGTGTTATACACTCTTTGTTCTCAGTTTATACACTCCAAGCTTCTCTACACTTTGCCTTTTCAACAATTGATAATTTGAGTTTGACTTCTATAAGAGGTTATGATCGATAGTATCATGATGTTGAGAAGCATAGTTATCTAAGCTCTTACATAGAGAACGTGAGTCTGGTTTCAAATCATCTAATTGTTGATCAATCCTCTACCACATGAAAAGTTATTTTATAAATGTTTGGAAAGGACGCCTAAACTAAATGATGATACATGAAGCTTAGGTTATTTTGTAATAAAGCCTTTATATCATGTTGCTGTTGGAATCCCCTAGAGTGTTGGTTCTGTAGGGTTTTTTGTGCTCCATGGGGTGTAGGAAGACCAATTAGGCCCTCATAAAGTACAATAAAGACTTCAACAATTAAAAAGATGTTTCAGACTTCCATTGCGATAGTTATGAGCATCCTCGAGTTTATGTTGGTAAAAGATCATTTTTAAGATTTTGTCTAGATATTATGTCATTATGATGTACACTAGCATGTATAATCAAGAGTTTTCATCATAGTCTCTATTCATTTTTTATGGTGATATAAAAGCTATTCCACTTGTCACTCCTTATATCAAACATCCTAAAATAACCTGGTCGTCTTCTAGTACTAGCATGTTGCTATATGAGATCTAAATTAGATCTGGAAATTATTCTTTGGGTTGAAATAGAAGTTTTAAAGCTTGAATAAGAGAGGTGCAACATAACTCCATCCATACATCCAGGCTTTTGTCAACATTAGAGAGCAAAATCTTCGAATGGATATTGATTCTATTGATTCAGAGACTAAAGAGTGAAACTGGCAATACCTGTCCTCATGCAGGTGCAAAAGTATTCTTTTTCTAGTACAAAAGGTATAAAATGTGTCAGCAAACAACAGCTgattaataaattttataaacaAAATCAAAGAATATTTTGTTGCATGTCAGGTACCATGCTGTCAGTGGATGGACATGATGATCTGTTCTGAAGTGTCAACCATTTGAGAGGTTGGTCATACTAATCCAGGAATATAGAGTGCAGCCTGGAAATAAGAGTTGGGCTTTCAGGATGACTTGTAATACAATATAAAGGGTTTATGCTTAACACTTTCCAGAGtggtttttccccttttttttcgttTTCCCCTTGTGTGTGCAAGTTTGCCTTGCTTCCATAAGCTAATGAAGTGAAAAGGATTGTGTCACAGTTCCAGAATATATCCTCTATTTTGTTGCATGATGTCAATGAAAGTTGTGTTGGCTGTGACAACAGTCCAATTGCCAAGATTGCAAAATGAaagataataattaaaaaaacaatCTAGTATATCAACAGGAAAGTTATCGTAGTGATGGCAGAAAATCCAATTTCTATCCAAAGAAGATGCAGTCTGATATAAAGTAGGCTGTTTGAAAATGAAGCAAGCATAACAATAGCCAGAATCATAAGGAACATATATAAAGTATCTTTTTACCATTCATTTTGTGCAATATAATTCTATGACCACACTTTTTTTAGTTCTTTCAGATATAAAATAACAAGTATAGTTTACATGTTTTGGGGGAACTTGGGCTTAAAGGTCCCACCAGGGGAGTTAAAGATCTAATCTATTGAACCAGTGTAGTAAGctcaccagaaaaaaaaaaagatataagtcCAGAAGTTCAAATTCCAGCACCATGAAGGAGGTAGGAACATTCCTAAGGCAACATGGCCTCCAATAGATGAGTCCCCAAATGCTGACCTCAAACTCTGTAAGGTACACAGGATCGTACGTAATGGTAGATCGCCTTTGACAGATGATCTGGGGTCATATGAGAAAGTTCCCAACCTAATTCAAGAAGATAAGCAATAAGCATAGAGCTTTCATTTGTAACAAGCCAAAAATACAAAGTGATCTCAAGAGCATTATTTTACCAATTCACCAAATGAAGGACAATGCAGTCTCACCTTGCACTTTTGAGGAAAGAATTCGTCATGAAGCATGTTTACAATGCCTTTAATCATTATAATGATGACTGCTAGAATGACCTTGGGAGACAAATTTGGCAAAAGTAGGCAGCTCCCAGAGTTAATTCTCAAAGATTTCCATATGGATAAGCACCCACATACAATATCTTTTGAACCGGCTGACTAGCATCCAAAACAAGGTATTGACAGTTTTCATAGGAACGAGGTTATGAACAGCTGGCCTCTACAAATTTTTGGTTAGCAGAGGCATGCATTTGAACTTATCATCCATCTTTTACTGCTTAGTTTGGCCAAATCTCATGTTAGAAGAAGAATTGGGTTGTTCATAAACAAATCTACGTGCCAAATGCTTACCtccttattcttttctttttctgccATTGATAAATTTAACtgacaaataaataaatcagaTATGTTGGAGAGCCTTCACCACTTACCATTGTAACCGAACAACAACCCACACGATTAGAGACCATCAAGTTGCACTTGTTTTGCTGGACTGCATAATACCAGACTAATCTCATCCTTTTGGGGGTGGTAACTCTCACCAGTTACAAATTCGTGAGCTTTATTATTCACATCTACGACACTGGCCCCTGGTTCCTTTTTTATACCCTTCTCTCTCATCAACTTCCTCACACTTGTCACATCTCCCCACCTATCACTCATGGCATATATGTTGGAGAGGAGCACATACACCCCACTGTCAGAAGGATCCAGCTCAAGAAGATGGCCTAGAATATGTTGGGAGAGCTCACATGTGCATCTGCTTTGCAGGAACTCAACATTGCACCCATATAAGCACATCGGCTTTCATCGGCATGGATTTAATGAGTTCATGCTTCTGAAATGAGCCCAGCTCCACAGAGCAGATCAATGGTGCATGCATAGTGCTCTAATTTTGGTGCAAGATTGTAGAGTTCCATCATTGGAGTTAAAGTGGCAACAGCCTCATTCCACTATGCCAGAGTGAGAACACGCACTGAGGATAGCTAGAAAGGTCCCCTCACTGGAACTAACCCCATCTCTAATCATCCAATCAAGGAGCTGGAGGGCTTTTTGACCATGACTGCGCGTCGCCTGGCCACGAAGCAACGCATTCCACGAGGAGGCCTTCCTGTGAGGCATCTTGTGGAAGGTGAGCATTGCCATCTCCAGGCACCCACACTTGGCATACATGTCAACCTTGGCAGTCCCTATATGAACATCCCACTCAATTCCTCTGCGCTCAATGTACTTATGGACCCATCTCCTGGAACCCAGTGTTCCCAAGCTTGCACGAGCTGAAAGAACACCAGAACAAAGTTACCTTGTCTGGTTCCAACCCCGAAGCACGCATCTCATGAAACACTTCTATGGCATCGTTGGGTTGTTTTCATTGCACCAGCCCAATTTTGATGCTCGTCCATGAAGTTATGTCCCTATCTAGGAGCTCCTCAAAGATCCGCTTTGCCTCGTCCAAACA
Encoded here:
- the LOC103708554 gene encoding protein FLOWERING LOCUS T-like, with product MSRDPLVVGRVVGDVLDPFIRSASLRVLYNNREVTNGSELKPSAVVHEPRVEIPGRDMRTLYTLAMVDPDAPSPSNPTKREHLHWLVTDIPETTNSSFGNEIVPYESPRPTAGIHRFVFVLFRQEVRQTIYAPGWRQNFNTRDFAALYNLGPPVAAMYFNCQRENGCGGRRYHAVSGWT